One Cucurbita pepo subsp. pepo cultivar mu-cu-16 chromosome LG11, ASM280686v2, whole genome shotgun sequence DNA window includes the following coding sequences:
- the LOC111805733 gene encoding E3 ubiquitin-protein ligase RING1-like, whose translation MENENGSERILVVNLVTQSMIVIEGRSRLEALLRDLGGKEGHPSASKASIQALPTVQVKAEELPCECPICLNEWEMGCLANQLPCTHKFHRDCIQKWLGIHGTCPVCRYKMPVDEKENGVGVEARRAREIWVAFSFNNDTRFEG comes from the coding sequence ATGGAAAACGAAAATGGAAGCGAGAGGATACTGGTGGTGAACCTTGTTACACAGAGTATGATTGTGATCGAGGGACGTTCGAGGTTGGAAGCTCTATTGCGCGATTTGGGTGGGAAGGAGGGCCACCCATCGGCCTCCAAGGCGTCCATACAAGCGCTTCCCACCGTTCAGGTCAAGGCAGAGGAGCTGCCTTGCGAGTGCCCCATCTGTTTGAACGAGTGGGAGATGGGTTGTTTAGCCAACCAACTGCCCTGCACACACAAATTCCATCGCGATTGTATACAGAAATGGCTTGGCATCCATGGGACATGTCCGGTTTGTCGGTACAAGATGCCCGTTGATGAGAAGGAAAACGGCGTCGGAGTGGAGGCAAGGAGGGCGAGGGAGATTTGGGTTGCCTTTTCTTTCAATAACGATACGAGATTTGAGGGTTAG
- the LOC111805767 gene encoding myb family transcription factor PHL8-like, producing the protein MQNHHHINLVLSTDAKPRLKWTPELHHRFEEAVNHLGGAHKATPKSLMRVMGITGLRLYHLKSHLQKFRLGKMQQSEANAQLKLEDLKQMQVKGGKLDVENSDVGQNHNTKERKKIWDVMEMQMEVEKRLQEQIEVQRHLQLRIEAQGKYLKRVLRKAEETIAGYGCCSEALEELSQLASMVSSGCESSCLSEQSSSVSEGDCKRLTMQESNENNQEEFRMVDLNDAATGSGSGSGSGSGFGSELIEFL; encoded by the exons aTGCAGAATCATCACCACATCAACTTGGTTTTGTCTACTGATGCAAAGCCAAGGCTGAAATGGACTCCGGAGCTTCATCACAGATTTGAGGAGGCTGTCAATCATCTCGGTGGAGCACATA AGGCCACTCCTAAGAGCTTGATGAGAGTTATGGGTATCACTGGGCTTAGGCTGTACCACCTCAAGAGCCATTTACAG AAATTTAGATTGGGAAAAATGCAGCAGTCTGAAGCCAATGCCCAACTCAAGCTGGAAG ACTTGAAACAGATGCAGGTAAAAGGTGGGAAATTGGACGTGGAAAACAGCGATGTGGGTCAAAATCATAACACGAAAGA gagaaagaagatatGGGATGTTATGGAAATGCAAATGGAAGTAGAGAAGAGGCTGCAGGAGCAAATAGAGGTACAAAGGCATTTACAGCTGAGAATTGAAGCACAAGGGAAGTACTTAAAGAGAGTGTTGAGAAAGGCAGAAGAGACAATTGCAGGGTACGGTTGTTGTTCAGAAGCACTGGAAGAGCTCTCTCAATTGGCTTCAATGGTGAGCTCTGGATGTGAGAGCTCATGTTTGTCAGAACAGAGCAGCTCTGTTTCTGAGGGAGATTGTAAGAGATTAACAATGCAAGAAAGTAATGAGAATAATCAAGAGGAGTTCAGAATGGTCGACTTGAATGATGCAGCAACTGGAAGTGGAAGTGGAAGTGGAAGTGGAAGTGGATTTGGATCAGAGTTGATCGAGTTTCTTTGA